The Myxococcales bacterium region GCTCCTCGTCGTCGTGAGGCTGCCGCTCGGGCGCCGGCGCCCTCAGCAAGAGCTCTCGCAACGTCGCGAGCGACAGCGACGCGCGCACGTCAGCGGAGCTTTGCGAGGGCCTTCGCGCGGAACTCGCCGGCACGCGAACCACCGAGCTCCTTGGCGAGCGCCTCGATGATGGTCGACACGTCGAGGCCCCGCTTCTCGCCGGTGGCCCAGTGCTCTTCAAAGACGATGGGCGCGATGGGGCCCATGTAATCCGCAAGCAACCGGCCAATCTCGTCTTTTAGCCCACCTGGCGGCGGAACGCTGGCAACGGCTCGCATCGCCGGGACCGACGCGGTCCGCGGGGGCGGAGCGCTCGTGCGCGACGCCGCCGGCAACGGCGACAGGCTGCGCGAGGGCGGGGCGACTTCGGCACCGCCGAGGAGGGCGCTTAGGATCTCCTCCGTAGACGGCATGTTGGGCAAGGAGCCGGGCGACACCGACTCAAAGCGATACTCGGCGGACTTGATCGCTTGAAGCTGGGGCAACGCGGCCCGGCCAGCGCTGAACTTGTAGGCCAAGAAGACCACCTTGCCGGCCTTGATCCCCACGCGACCGGCGGTGTTGTCTTCGCTGGCAAGGTAGATCGTGCCGGTCGCTCCAGCGCCAACGAGGCGCTTGAGCTCCTGCCACACGACTCCCGCAACCACACGCTCCGCCATGGCCACCACGACCCCCGTGCCGCCGCGGTCTCCGGGACCGCAACCGACGTTCAGCGAGGGAAGCCTACCGCCTCCACGACGTTACCGCTACAAGCGCTCACCGGCGCATGCAGAAGGCGTGAGAAGGCGTGGCTCAGCTGCTTCCGGGAACCGCTGCCCTCACGGTGAGGGAAACGGGCGGGGGCAGCGCAGTGGCGCGACCCGAAAGTCCGGCCTCGTGGGTGGTCGCGACGCTTGGGACGGCGGTCGCTGGAGGAATGCTGTGCTGGCGAGCGGCGGCGGCGCCGGCCGCGCCGACTCCAAAGGCCCCTAGGAGAAGCGCCGCCGCGTAGGCCGCGCCCCGTCGGCGTGCGCGCGCGCTGCGGTCCGGTGTGGGAAGCGGGGGGGTGGGAAGCGGGGCTCGCGCCTCGCCACGAGCGCGCGCCGACGACGCGAATGGAGCGAGGCGCAGCGCGAGCTCGCGCGCCGACGAGATTCGCGCCTCGCGGTCCTTTTCGAGGCACGCGAAGACCACCGCCTCAAGCTCGCGCGGGACGTCGCTGCGAAGCTCCGACAGCGGCGTAGGCGTCCACTCGCGGACGGCCATGAGCACGTGGAACACCGTGGTGCCGTCGAAGGGTGACGAGCCGGTCAGCAGCTCGTAGAGAATCGCCCCCAAGGACCAGATGTCGGCGCGGGCATCGGCCTCGCGCGCCGAGACCGTCTGCTCCGGCGCCATATAGAGTGGGGTGCCGATGAAGGCATGCGT contains the following coding sequences:
- a CDS encoding protein kinase, which translates into the protein MKVLDFGTATSACELTATHAFIGTPLYMAPEQTVSAREADARADIWSLGAILYELLTGSSPFDGTTVFHVLMAVREWTPTPLSELRSDVPRELEAVVFACLEKDREARISSARELALRLAPFASSARARGEARAPLPTPPLPTPDRSARARRRGAAYAAALLLGAFGVGAAGAAAARQHSIPPATAVPSVATTHEAGLSGRATALPPPVSLTVRAAVPGSS